One Corallococcus exiguus DNA segment encodes these proteins:
- a CDS encoding DUF2252 family protein, whose amino-acid sequence MRIPSKPSRTSAPGSTVAATVLTLASSGATAGRLAPDVSDFQPQATTSRTGNTVAANTLAPKRAQASGLERQPSQAVSFVRDFNARLDLPPARLKEKLAQMRASPSAMFRAMPALFHADLRGPYAQEARLTDRPAPDIRVVGDAHVGNLGTFRGPDGKAVWGLNDFDQTGTASPEADLTRLATSAVLTAREAGLSASEQIKAVEALAKNYFETLELLADGDANPGAFLDKKESSGPVKDLITKARDASAKDLLSKYVKLDGAKGPRFLTSDTLKPLDAEKKAAVRTALASYEKTLDGTEGVAVPLKVLDLAERLDAGGSSYGLERDYVLVGAADPKAPPVLLELKELLASGVTSPPVPANGADVVKAQEELGGTMNPLTGAVNMGGRAFLVREVEPEKNKLDDAVLGKKKALRSTFEQAGVVLARAHGNTQAQAKCLEDWVGGDTKEATKRLVAFAQAYADQAEADWKALKAAR is encoded by the coding sequence ATGCGCATCCCCTCCAAGCCCTCCCGGACGTCCGCCCCCGGCTCCACCGTCGCCGCCACGGTCCTGACGCTCGCCTCCTCAGGGGCCACCGCAGGCCGGCTGGCCCCCGACGTCAGCGACTTCCAGCCCCAGGCCACCACGTCACGGACTGGAAACACCGTGGCTGCGAACACGCTCGCGCCCAAGCGGGCCCAGGCGTCCGGACTGGAGCGGCAGCCCTCACAGGCCGTGTCCTTCGTGCGCGACTTCAACGCGCGCCTGGACCTGCCGCCCGCGCGCCTGAAGGAGAAGCTGGCGCAGATGCGCGCAAGCCCCTCCGCCATGTTCCGCGCCATGCCCGCCCTGTTCCACGCGGACCTGCGGGGCCCGTACGCGCAGGAAGCCCGGCTGACGGACCGGCCCGCGCCGGACATCCGGGTGGTGGGCGACGCGCACGTGGGCAACCTGGGCACGTTCCGGGGGCCGGACGGCAAGGCGGTGTGGGGGCTCAACGACTTCGACCAGACGGGCACCGCGTCACCGGAAGCGGACCTCACGCGCCTGGCCACCAGCGCTGTCCTCACCGCGCGCGAGGCGGGTCTGTCCGCAAGCGAGCAGATCAAGGCGGTGGAGGCGCTCGCGAAGAACTACTTCGAGACGCTGGAGCTGCTGGCGGACGGCGACGCGAACCCCGGAGCGTTCCTGGACAAGAAGGAGTCCTCCGGCCCGGTGAAGGACCTCATCACCAAGGCGCGCGACGCGTCCGCCAAGGACCTGCTGTCCAAGTACGTGAAGCTCGACGGCGCGAAGGGCCCGCGCTTCCTCACGTCGGACACGCTCAAGCCGCTGGACGCGGAGAAGAAGGCGGCGGTGCGGACCGCGCTGGCGTCCTACGAGAAGACCCTGGACGGCACGGAGGGCGTGGCGGTCCCCTTGAAGGTGCTGGACCTGGCGGAGCGGCTGGACGCGGGTGGCAGCAGCTACGGCCTGGAGCGCGACTACGTGCTCGTGGGCGCGGCGGATCCGAAGGCGCCCCCCGTGCTGCTGGAGCTGAAGGAGCTGCTCGCGTCCGGCGTGACGTCGCCGCCGGTGCCCGCGAACGGCGCGGACGTGGTGAAGGCGCAAGAGGAGCTGGGCGGCACCATGAACCCGCTTACGGGCGCGGTGAACATGGGCGGCCGGGCGTTCCTCGTGCGTGAGGTGGAGCCGGAGAAGAACAAGCTGGACGACGCCGTGCTCGGGAAGAAGAAGGCCCTGCGCTCCACCTTCGAGCAGGCGGGCGTCGTGCTGGCCCGCGCCCATGGCAACACGCAGGCCCAGGCGAAGTGCCTGGAGGACTGGGTGGGCGGAGACACGAAGGAGGCCACGAAGCGGCTGGTCGCCTTCGCGCAGGCCTACGCGGATCAGGCCGAAGCGGACTGGAAGGCCCTGAAGGCCGCGCGCTGA
- a CDS encoding lysophospholipid acyltransferase family protein, which translates to MLERFSDKVKKGLRGWTERMAGEQQSDQLQALARTENEYGVDPFGFNLDYSLAAIAPFMWLYRHYFRVEAYGADRIPSGRVLLVSNHSGQLPLDGAMIGIALMVEGNPPRAIRSMVEKWVPSLPYVSTFMARVGQIVGTPENCRRLLEAEEAILVFPEGTRGLNKLWPQRYQLQEFGLGFMRLALETNTPIVPIAVVGAEEQAPALMNLKPVAKLLGFPSFPITPTGTPFPLPTKYRIYFGDALHFTGRADDEDSELDKKVRTVKASIQAMLHQGLKERRGVFW; encoded by the coding sequence ATGCTGGAGCGTTTCAGCGACAAGGTGAAGAAGGGTCTGCGCGGCTGGACCGAGCGCATGGCCGGCGAGCAGCAGTCCGACCAACTCCAGGCCCTGGCCCGGACGGAGAACGAGTACGGGGTGGATCCGTTCGGGTTCAACCTGGACTACAGCCTGGCCGCCATCGCCCCGTTCATGTGGCTCTATCGCCACTACTTCCGGGTGGAGGCCTACGGCGCGGACCGCATCCCCTCGGGGCGGGTGCTGCTGGTGTCCAACCACTCCGGCCAGCTGCCCCTGGACGGCGCGATGATTGGCATCGCCCTGATGGTGGAGGGCAACCCGCCGCGCGCCATCCGCAGCATGGTGGAGAAATGGGTGCCGTCCCTGCCGTACGTCTCCACGTTCATGGCGCGCGTGGGCCAGATTGTCGGCACGCCGGAGAACTGCCGGCGGCTGCTGGAGGCGGAGGAGGCCATCCTCGTGTTCCCGGAGGGCACGCGCGGACTCAACAAGCTGTGGCCGCAGCGCTACCAGCTCCAGGAGTTCGGCCTGGGCTTCATGCGCCTGGCGCTGGAGACGAACACGCCCATCGTGCCCATCGCCGTGGTGGGCGCGGAGGAGCAGGCGCCCGCGCTGATGAACCTGAAGCCGGTGGCGAAGCTGCTGGGCTTCCCGTCCTTCCCCATCACCCCCACGGGCACGCCCTTCCCGCTGCCCACGAAGTACCGCATCTACTTCGGCGACGCGCTCCACTTCACCGGCCGCGCGGACGACGAGGACAGTGAACTGGACAAGAAGGTGCGCACCGTGAAGGCCTCCATCCAGGCGATGCTCCACCAGGGTCTCAAGGAACGCCGGGGCGTGTTCTGGTGA
- a CDS encoding SDR family oxidoreductase, translating into MSASTEEKDAVADKRPAVVVTGISGNLGRTLAKMLHKRERIIGIDRRPFIGKPKDVEMHQLDLRKKKAEDVFRKNEVRAVIHMGIMHDPRMSEEEHHSFNVVGTTRLLEYCAKYGVKKVVVLSSANVYGPSPDNSNFLTEDAPLMAASRFSGVRDLIEVDMLAHSFFWKHPDIETVILRPVHIVGPTIKNAPSNYLRLRHPWTMAGFDPMVQLIHVEDVARAMVEALRPEPKGVYNVVGPGQVPLSAVLRELGHTAIPVPHPVARPLLGLMFRYRLANFPPPELDHIQFLCAVDGNRWVQDVGWKSRHSMRDTIRSVIGE; encoded by the coding sequence GTGAGCGCCTCCACGGAAGAGAAGGACGCCGTCGCGGACAAGCGCCCGGCCGTCGTCGTCACCGGCATCAGCGGCAACCTGGGCCGCACGCTGGCGAAGATGCTGCACAAGCGCGAGCGCATCATCGGCATCGACCGGCGTCCCTTCATCGGGAAGCCGAAGGACGTCGAGATGCACCAGCTGGATTTGCGCAAGAAGAAGGCGGAGGACGTCTTCCGCAAGAACGAGGTCCGCGCCGTCATCCACATGGGCATCATGCATGACCCGCGCATGAGCGAGGAGGAGCACCACTCGTTCAACGTCGTGGGGACCACGCGCCTGTTGGAGTACTGTGCGAAGTACGGCGTGAAGAAGGTGGTGGTGCTGTCCTCGGCGAACGTCTACGGCCCCAGCCCGGACAACTCCAACTTCCTCACGGAGGACGCGCCGCTGATGGCCGCGAGCCGCTTCTCCGGCGTGCGCGACCTCATCGAAGTGGACATGCTGGCGCACAGCTTCTTCTGGAAGCACCCCGACATCGAGACGGTCATCCTGCGGCCCGTCCACATCGTCGGGCCCACCATCAAGAACGCGCCGTCCAACTACCTGCGGCTGCGCCACCCGTGGACCATGGCGGGCTTCGACCCCATGGTGCAGCTCATCCACGTGGAGGACGTCGCCCGCGCCATGGTGGAGGCCCTGCGCCCGGAGCCCAAGGGCGTCTACAACGTCGTGGGCCCCGGACAGGTGCCCCTGTCCGCCGTGCTGCGCGAACTGGGCCACACCGCGATCCCCGTGCCACACCCCGTGGCCCGGCCCCTGTTGGGCCTGATGTTCCGCTACCGGCTGGCCAACTTTCCGCCGCCGGAGCTGGACCACATCCAGTTCCTCTGCGCCGTGGACGGCAACCGCTGGGTCCAGGACGTGGGCTGGAAGTCCCGGCACTCCATGCGCGACACCATCCGCTCCGTCATCGGCGAGTAG
- a CDS encoding tetratricopeptide repeat protein — MAKSMVERYEQLLRQDPTSSVFVELAKALLEKGDAQRTIEVCTQGISNHPTSVVGRVLWGKALIQLGRPAEAMEQFDQAIAIERDNPYAYNLIGDVLLQRGLYRSALPILRKAVALQPNNGRVKQWLDQAQQALSGGPAPIFADLGVLATPAAAPEEDAPEPPGSEAAPSAFEARAAAAAGLEPRRAARTETPAGGTDAQAASRVASIEAHGGPSAPAGTPVAEDARGPGPVDAGAQERGADPVDPARGGPSDPGQEPGSGRGRAASDAGVEAGQAPESGNLADPLAAAPSEPDQGSEAPSAPVQAADPGSSSRGRKSGMLADLPDAPPADEPSASQGGGLLGDLPPPEAVRTRAAAPVTPAPVASASGGKRSLLDDIPDATELAAAAARNKAAANAKDTEALAAKYEREMHEKIAKERAKQSLLERYGAKTVALFVALIFLGASAGFFILYRSRQGGQTLSETLELAKRAVAQDTGASLDEALRQLDRARDMDEASPAAWALAGYAHALRYLDHGANADDRRLALEALEKPGVKDGFNGLVLATNALVADDRARESANRALLASQDDVTEVHALAGSLLIAAKDEKKALDRFDRALKASPGNVRALVALGDYYLASEDFAQALEMFKRARDVSKEHPAARIGMAESRLALEQDLDAALADVAPLAQDAKLPPALQPRQQLVHGEILSALGKYDEARTMLSKGVQGPLAMDFQLALGAAGRAAGKLEAAQQAYEAALKLQPKSEAAKEGLGRTLLDRDREKEALQRLEADGGRKVSLVRGAAYARLGDWKRARVELGKTRVNDRYPPEAVAWLALADAHEGNGAQARDVLEKALAKKPRTDLRVALGQVYWRERALDKAQTQFDEAMKDPRDYEGACSLGRLLLSRRLPDMALKPLTQAVERNGAHGEARDALGRTLLALGRTPEALKQFEAWQLDNPGSAAAQKGFALALYQSGRRKEAEGASGRAVKLAPEDAEGQRLRAALLFANGDAKGGFSALERANKLDSKDPDTFCEIAQAFLRQGQVESADAAFAAARREGPDATCGRVGELYAQLPGGGRGAARTLQDLADKAPTVWDKAFAQVTLARVLLGAGAVKEARAAADEAVKLAPYNGRAYLALGLVAFKQRQEAPAREALAKAVELEPTDGLAHLALADVLVRETAELPRAVEAYESFLKLAGGASEANRVKKALPLLKRRASR; from the coding sequence ATGGCCAAGTCGATGGTGGAGCGTTACGAGCAGCTCCTCCGGCAGGACCCGACCTCTTCCGTCTTCGTGGAGCTGGCGAAGGCGCTGCTGGAGAAGGGAGACGCTCAGCGCACCATCGAGGTGTGTACGCAGGGCATCTCCAACCACCCCACGTCCGTCGTGGGGCGGGTGCTGTGGGGCAAGGCGCTCATCCAGCTGGGGCGGCCCGCGGAGGCGATGGAGCAGTTCGACCAGGCCATCGCCATCGAGCGGGACAACCCGTACGCCTACAACCTCATTGGCGACGTGCTCCTGCAGCGCGGGCTGTATCGCTCCGCGCTGCCAATCCTGCGCAAGGCCGTGGCGCTGCAGCCCAACAACGGGCGCGTGAAGCAGTGGTTGGATCAGGCCCAGCAGGCGCTGTCCGGTGGACCGGCGCCCATCTTCGCGGACCTGGGCGTCCTGGCGACCCCCGCGGCCGCGCCGGAGGAGGACGCGCCGGAGCCGCCGGGTTCGGAAGCGGCCCCGTCCGCGTTCGAGGCGCGTGCCGCCGCGGCGGCCGGATTGGAGCCGCGCCGCGCTGCCCGGACGGAGACGCCGGCGGGTGGAACGGATGCGCAGGCGGCCTCCAGGGTCGCCTCCATCGAGGCGCATGGTGGGCCTTCGGCTCCCGCCGGGACGCCGGTGGCGGAGGACGCTCGGGGCCCTGGCCCAGTGGATGCGGGTGCGCAGGAGCGCGGTGCGGATCCGGTGGATCCTGCTCGCGGTGGCCCGTCGGATCCGGGCCAGGAGCCGGGGTCGGGACGCGGGCGTGCGGCGTCGGACGCCGGAGTTGAGGCGGGCCAAGCCCCCGAGTCGGGGAACCTCGCGGATCCGCTGGCCGCCGCGCCGTCGGAGCCGGATCAGGGCTCGGAGGCTCCTTCCGCTCCCGTGCAGGCGGCGGATCCAGGGTCCTCCAGCCGTGGGCGCAAGTCCGGGATGCTGGCGGATCTCCCGGACGCTCCTCCGGCGGATGAACCGTCCGCGTCGCAGGGCGGGGGATTGCTCGGGGACCTTCCTCCTCCGGAGGCGGTGCGGACTCGCGCTGCCGCGCCGGTGACGCCAGCTCCGGTCGCTTCGGCTTCGGGCGGCAAGCGCTCGCTGCTGGACGACATCCCGGATGCGACGGAGCTGGCGGCGGCCGCGGCCCGCAACAAGGCGGCGGCGAACGCGAAGGACACGGAGGCACTCGCGGCGAAGTACGAGCGCGAGATGCACGAGAAGATCGCCAAGGAGCGGGCGAAGCAGTCCCTCCTCGAGCGCTATGGCGCGAAGACCGTGGCGCTCTTCGTGGCCCTCATCTTCCTGGGCGCGAGCGCGGGCTTCTTCATCCTCTACCGCTCCCGTCAGGGCGGCCAGACGCTGTCGGAGACACTGGAACTCGCGAAGCGCGCCGTGGCGCAGGACACGGGCGCGTCGCTGGATGAAGCGCTCCGCCAGCTCGACCGCGCGCGCGACATGGACGAGGCGAGCCCCGCCGCCTGGGCGCTCGCGGGCTACGCGCACGCGCTGCGCTACCTGGACCACGGCGCCAACGCGGATGACCGCCGGCTCGCGCTGGAGGCGCTGGAGAAGCCGGGCGTGAAGGACGGCTTCAATGGCCTGGTGCTGGCCACCAACGCGCTCGTCGCCGACGACCGGGCCCGTGAGTCCGCGAACCGTGCGCTGCTCGCCTCGCAGGACGACGTGACGGAGGTGCACGCGCTCGCGGGCAGCCTGCTCATCGCCGCCAAGGACGAGAAGAAGGCCCTGGACCGCTTCGACCGCGCGCTCAAGGCGTCGCCGGGCAACGTCCGCGCGCTGGTGGCGCTGGGTGACTACTACCTCGCCTCCGAGGACTTCGCGCAGGCGCTGGAGATGTTCAAGCGCGCGCGCGACGTCTCCAAGGAGCACCCCGCCGCCCGCATCGGGATGGCGGAGAGCCGGCTCGCGCTGGAGCAGGACCTGGACGCGGCGTTGGCGGACGTGGCGCCGCTCGCGCAGGACGCGAAGCTGCCCCCCGCGCTCCAGCCCCGTCAGCAACTGGTGCATGGCGAAATCCTGTCCGCGCTGGGCAAGTACGACGAGGCGCGCACCATGCTCTCCAAGGGCGTGCAGGGGCCGCTGGCCATGGACTTCCAGCTGGCGCTCGGGGCCGCGGGCCGCGCGGCGGGCAAGCTGGAGGCCGCGCAGCAGGCCTATGAAGCCGCGCTGAAGCTGCAGCCCAAGAGCGAGGCCGCGAAGGAGGGCCTGGGGCGCACGCTGCTGGACCGCGACCGCGAGAAGGAAGCCCTGCAGCGGCTAGAGGCCGACGGCGGCCGCAAGGTGTCGCTGGTGCGGGGCGCGGCGTACGCGCGGCTCGGGGACTGGAAGCGCGCCCGCGTGGAGCTGGGCAAGACGCGCGTGAACGACCGCTATCCGCCGGAGGCCGTCGCGTGGCTCGCGCTGGCGGACGCGCACGAGGGCAACGGCGCCCAGGCGCGCGACGTGCTGGAGAAGGCGCTGGCGAAGAAGCCCCGCACGGACCTGCGCGTGGCGCTGGGGCAGGTGTACTGGCGGGAGCGCGCGCTCGACAAGGCGCAGACCCAGTTCGACGAGGCGATGAAGGACCCGCGCGACTACGAGGGCGCGTGCTCGCTGGGGCGGCTGCTCCTGTCTCGCCGACTGCCGGATATGGCGCTCAAGCCGCTGACGCAGGCGGTGGAGCGCAACGGCGCGCATGGCGAGGCCCGCGACGCCCTGGGCCGCACGCTCCTGGCGCTGGGCCGCACGCCGGAGGCGCTGAAGCAGTTCGAAGCGTGGCAGCTGGACAACCCGGGCAGCGCGGCCGCGCAGAAGGGCTTCGCGCTGGCGCTGTACCAGTCCGGCCGCCGCAAGGAGGCGGAAGGGGCGTCCGGCCGGGCGGTGAAGCTGGCGCCGGAAGACGCGGAGGGGCAGCGGCTGCGCGCGGCGCTCCTGTTCGCCAACGGCGACGCGAAGGGCGGCTTCTCCGCGCTGGAGCGGGCCAACAAGCTGGACTCCAAGGACCCGGACACCTTCTGCGAAATCGCCCAGGCGTTCCTGCGCCAGGGTCAGGTGGAGAGCGCGGACGCGGCCTTCGCGGCGGCGCGGCGGGAAGGGCCGGACGCGACGTGCGGCCGCGTGGGCGAGCTGTACGCGCAGCTGCCGGGCGGTGGCCGTGGCGCGGCGCGCACGCTGCAGGACCTGGCCGACAAGGCGCCCACCGTCTGGGACAAGGCCTTCGCCCAGGTGACGCTGGCGCGGGTGCTGCTGGGCGCCGGGGCCGTGAAGGAGGCCCGCGCGGCGGCGGACGAGGCCGTGAAGCTGGCCCCCTACAACGGGCGCGCGTACCTGGCCCTGGGCCTGGTGGCCTTCAAGCAGCGTCAGGAGGCCCCCGCGCGCGAGGCGCTGGCCAAGGCCGTGGAGCTGGAGCCCACGGACGGCCTGGCACACCTGGCGCTGGCGGACGTGCTGGTGCGCGAGACGGCGGAGCTGCCCCGGGCGGTGGAGGCCTACGAGTCCTTCCTGAAGCTCGCGGGGGGCGCGTCGGAGGCGAACCGGGTGAAGAAGGCCCTTCCGCTCCTCAAGCGCCGGGCGTCGCGCTAG
- a CDS encoding YfhO family protein has product MSSTPPLHRRELLSVLGALCAATLLFFHRLLASGGVFCERDMLRVCLPAKWLWVQAVRQWEWPDWTPFNSLGQPFAGATVTGAFHPANLLGLLVEGPAMLTLMVLVCYPVAALGTYVLLRRWGTRPGAAAVGALGFAFGGALVSLTNSLPYLQAAMALPWLLVATDAVLKHASWAAAGAVGLVLGTLLFAGDPQGFAVGGATVLAVAAFGPLEGAPRRKVLLAAGAGLGLALLVSAVQLWASASVLRETFAERRTLETAVVWSTHPLRLLDMALGNVFALERPLRAPVAEGLLGTQVNDFWLRSLYVGLPMLFLAGVAAASRWRERRVQLALGLTALFVLLMFGRHTPLYALVYELLPPWRPFRYPEKLSVHVAFWLAVLAGLGAESLVAREAPGRRRVAWVLGGLGLGVLLLALTGTGARLAEALSGFYSGRPELWPEVARQVGERLSEGGLRTGSVCLALGLLLVWRKLQPRPLALVLVTLVAVDVAWVTEPVYVSCDRDLIEAQPLFVETMRQRVGGETLLGQTRVYTAVATIQQPSLEGLSLDDRDAAANLTMLVPDVGARWGVEAANWYLPTLSARVGALLKDQRQWWRRYAGLAGVGFFTLDTLQVQKRGMEKYVVAESEPFGVQLLANPLALPRVYLAAPRCVAGPEESLALIASSDFVPGRQAAVECLTPLSQPAPDADLGSVRVVERDPDGSTVEVDAKQPAVLVASEAYFSGWTATVDGAPAEVLPTNHAFLGVALPAGRHQVIWRFIPPGQGMALAVSGLGVGLCLLPWLLRLRRVRRA; this is encoded by the coding sequence ATGTCCTCCACGCCCCCGCTCCACCGCCGCGAGCTCCTCTCCGTCCTTGGAGCCCTGTGCGCGGCGACGCTGCTCTTCTTCCACCGCCTGCTCGCCTCCGGAGGGGTCTTCTGCGAGCGGGACATGCTCCGGGTCTGTCTGCCGGCCAAGTGGCTCTGGGTCCAGGCCGTCCGCCAGTGGGAATGGCCGGACTGGACGCCCTTCAATTCGCTGGGGCAGCCCTTCGCGGGCGCCACCGTCACCGGCGCATTCCACCCCGCGAACCTGCTGGGCCTGCTGGTGGAGGGGCCGGCGATGCTCACGCTGATGGTGCTGGTCTGCTACCCCGTCGCGGCCCTGGGCACCTATGTCCTCCTGCGGCGCTGGGGCACGCGCCCGGGCGCCGCCGCGGTGGGGGCCCTGGGCTTCGCCTTTGGCGGCGCACTGGTCAGTCTCACCAACAGCCTGCCGTACCTGCAGGCCGCCATGGCGCTCCCTTGGTTGCTGGTGGCGACGGACGCGGTGCTGAAGCACGCGTCGTGGGCGGCGGCGGGCGCGGTGGGACTGGTGCTGGGCACCCTCCTCTTCGCGGGAGACCCCCAGGGCTTCGCGGTGGGAGGCGCCACGGTGCTCGCGGTGGCGGCGTTCGGCCCACTTGAAGGCGCGCCTCGCCGCAAGGTCCTCCTGGCGGCGGGGGCGGGGTTGGGGCTCGCGCTGCTCGTGAGCGCCGTACAGCTCTGGGCCTCCGCGTCCGTCCTGCGAGAGACGTTCGCGGAGCGGCGCACCCTGGAGACGGCCGTGGTCTGGTCGACCCATCCACTGCGCCTGCTGGACATGGCGCTGGGCAATGTCTTCGCCCTGGAGCGCCCCCTGCGCGCGCCGGTGGCGGAGGGGTTGCTGGGCACGCAGGTGAACGACTTCTGGCTCCGCTCGCTCTACGTGGGCCTGCCCATGCTCTTCCTCGCGGGAGTGGCCGCCGCGAGCCGGTGGCGGGAGCGCCGGGTCCAGTTGGCGTTGGGGCTGACGGCGCTGTTCGTCCTGCTGATGTTCGGACGCCACACGCCGCTGTATGCGCTCGTCTACGAACTGCTCCCCCCGTGGCGTCCCTTCCGCTACCCGGAGAAGCTCTCCGTGCACGTGGCCTTCTGGCTCGCGGTGCTCGCGGGGCTGGGCGCCGAATCGCTCGTGGCGCGAGAGGCCCCGGGCAGGCGGCGCGTGGCGTGGGTCCTGGGCGGGCTGGGCCTGGGGGTCCTGCTCCTCGCGCTGACAGGCACGGGCGCCCGCCTGGCCGAGGCCCTGAGTGGCTTCTATTCGGGCCGCCCGGAGCTCTGGCCGGAAGTGGCGCGACAGGTCGGTGAGCGGCTCTCGGAGGGCGGCCTCCGGACCGGAAGCGTCTGTCTGGCGCTGGGGCTGCTCCTCGTCTGGAGGAAGCTCCAGCCACGGCCCCTGGCCCTGGTGCTCGTCACCCTCGTCGCGGTGGACGTCGCATGGGTCACCGAGCCCGTGTACGTGTCCTGCGACCGCGACCTCATTGAGGCACAGCCCCTCTTCGTCGAAACGATGCGGCAGCGCGTGGGGGGCGAAACGCTGCTCGGCCAGACGCGTGTGTACACCGCGGTCGCGACCATCCAGCAGCCGAGTCTGGAGGGACTGTCCCTGGACGACAGGGACGCGGCGGCGAACCTGACGATGCTCGTTCCCGACGTGGGAGCGCGTTGGGGGGTGGAGGCCGCGAACTGGTACCTGCCCACGCTCTCCGCGCGCGTCGGGGCGCTGCTCAAGGACCAGCGCCAGTGGTGGCGGCGCTACGCGGGGCTCGCGGGAGTGGGCTTCTTCACCCTGGACACGCTCCAGGTCCAGAAGCGGGGGATGGAGAAGTACGTCGTGGCGGAGAGCGAGCCCTTCGGCGTGCAGCTGCTCGCGAACCCGCTCGCGCTGCCTCGCGTCTACCTCGCGGCGCCGCGTTGCGTGGCGGGCCCGGAGGAGAGCCTGGCCCTCATCGCCTCCAGCGACTTCGTTCCCGGACGCCAGGCGGCCGTGGAGTGCCTCACGCCCCTGTCCCAGCCCGCGCCGGACGCGGACCTGGGCAGCGTCCGCGTCGTGGAGCGCGACCCGGACGGCTCCACGGTGGAGGTGGATGCGAAACAGCCCGCGGTGCTGGTCGCCTCGGAGGCCTATTTCTCGGGCTGGACCGCCACCGTGGACGGTGCGCCCGCGGAGGTGCTTCCCACCAACCACGCCTTCCTTGGCGTGGCGCTTCCGGCGGGGCGGCACCAGGTGATCTGGCGCTTCATCCCTCCGGGACAGGGCATGGCCCTGGCGGTGAGCGGACTGGGCGTGGGCCTCTGCCTCTTGCCGTGGCTGCTCCGCCTGCGGCGCGTCCGCCGGGCGTAA